The following proteins are encoded in a genomic region of Cyclonatronum proteinivorum:
- the lon gene encoding endopeptidase La, whose product MKPKYSDLLFGDGRLEDFEQAIPLLSEEEERQMSESSIPDSLPILPLKNTVLFPGVVIPITVGRDRSLELVKDAYATDKIIGIVSQKDAEMEDPGSGDLYQIGTVAQILKLIKMPDGSKSIVIQGKSVFQINEFQTLEPYFKASVSPYKNVADMEGLELDAAIRSVKETSAQIVNKSPNIPSEAVVAINNINSPNFLLNFIASNLNVGIEEKQRLLEIREFSVRLKTVIQHLEKELQVLSLSEQIRTKVKTDIDEQQRDFYLRQQLKAIQEELGEGTEQQEVQKLRARAEKRKKEFPQDVWKTLTKELDRLERTPAQAPNHGVILNYVETIIDLPWNKFTKDKLDLKKARGVLDEDHYGLEKVKKRIIEYLAVLKLKKDMKAPILCFYGPPGVGKTSLGKSIARSINRKFARISLGGLRDEAEIRGHRRTYIGALPGRIIQNMKKTGASNPVMMLDEIDKVGADFRGDPTSALLEVLDPEQNNTFYDNYLELEYDLSKVLFIATANSLETIPAPLRDRMEIIPISGYTLEEKTEIAKKYLIPRQREENGLKEAQMDFDEAAIHAIIDGYTRESGVRNLSREIGSVARNVATGIALDDIENRSIDKAAVEDILGKRRFFSDVAERTTVPGVATGLAWTPYGGDILFIEASVSRGSGKIQITGQLGDVMKESASLAVSHLKTIADDLGIPQHAFKEWDLHLHVPAGSVPKDGPSAGVAMLSAVASIFTQRKVKSTIAMTGEITLRGAVLPVGGIKEKVLAAKRAGISTVLLPAKNEKDVDEIEADIIQGLEFRYIDRMETLLDLVLEREAVEQPALKFKKIEENGKLAGTKHPTP is encoded by the coding sequence ATGAAGCCCAAATATTCTGATTTACTATTCGGAGACGGACGCCTTGAGGATTTTGAACAAGCCATCCCCCTGCTTTCTGAGGAAGAAGAGCGCCAAATGAGTGAATCATCCATACCGGATTCCCTTCCGATTCTTCCGTTAAAAAACACCGTGCTTTTTCCGGGGGTTGTCATACCCATAACGGTCGGGCGCGACCGCTCGCTGGAGCTGGTCAAGGACGCCTATGCGACCGATAAGATCATCGGTATTGTATCGCAAAAAGACGCAGAAATGGAAGACCCCGGCTCCGGTGATCTGTATCAGATCGGAACCGTTGCCCAAATTCTGAAGCTCATCAAAATGCCAGACGGCAGCAAAAGCATTGTCATTCAGGGCAAGAGCGTGTTTCAGATTAACGAGTTTCAGACGCTTGAGCCGTACTTTAAGGCAAGCGTGAGCCCCTATAAAAATGTGGCCGACATGGAAGGCCTGGAGCTCGACGCGGCGATTCGCAGCGTAAAGGAGACTTCGGCGCAAATTGTGAACAAATCGCCGAATATCCCATCCGAAGCGGTTGTCGCCATCAACAACATCAACAGTCCGAACTTTCTGCTGAACTTCATTGCGTCCAACCTGAATGTGGGCATTGAGGAAAAACAGCGCCTGCTCGAAATACGGGAGTTTTCGGTTCGGCTGAAAACCGTGATTCAGCACCTTGAAAAAGAGCTGCAGGTGCTGAGCCTGAGCGAGCAAATCCGCACGAAAGTGAAAACGGATATTGACGAGCAACAGCGCGATTTCTACCTGCGTCAGCAGCTCAAGGCCATTCAGGAAGAGCTGGGCGAAGGCACCGAGCAGCAGGAAGTGCAAAAGCTGCGTGCCCGTGCCGAAAAGCGCAAAAAGGAATTTCCGCAGGACGTCTGGAAAACCCTGACCAAGGAGCTCGACCGGCTTGAGCGAACGCCCGCGCAGGCGCCGAATCACGGCGTGATTCTGAACTATGTGGAGACCATTATTGATCTGCCGTGGAATAAATTCACGAAGGATAAGCTCGATCTCAAAAAAGCGCGCGGCGTTTTGGATGAAGATCACTACGGACTCGAAAAAGTTAAGAAGCGTATCATCGAGTACCTTGCGGTGCTGAAGCTCAAAAAGGATATGAAAGCGCCGATTTTGTGTTTTTACGGCCCCCCGGGTGTAGGAAAAACGTCGCTCGGGAAATCCATTGCGCGGTCAATCAACCGCAAGTTTGCGCGTATCAGTCTGGGCGGCCTGCGGGATGAGGCCGAAATTCGCGGTCACCGCCGGACCTACATCGGGGCGCTGCCGGGGCGTATCATCCAAAACATGAAAAAAACCGGCGCAAGCAACCCGGTAATGATGTTAGATGAAATCGACAAAGTAGGGGCGGACTTCCGGGGCGACCCTACTTCTGCCCTGCTCGAGGTGCTCGATCCGGAGCAAAACAACACGTTTTACGACAACTACCTGGAGCTGGAGTACGACCTGAGCAAGGTGCTGTTCATCGCTACGGCCAACTCGCTGGAGACCATCCCCGCGCCTTTACGCGACCGCATGGAAATTATCCCCATCAGCGGCTACACGCTGGAGGAAAAAACAGAGATTGCGAAGAAGTATCTGATTCCGCGGCAGCGCGAAGAGAACGGCCTGAAGGAAGCGCAGATGGACTTCGACGAAGCCGCGATTCATGCAATTATAGACGGATACACGCGGGAATCCGGGGTTCGGAATCTAAGCCGTGAAATCGGTTCGGTTGCCCGAAATGTCGCGACCGGTATTGCGTTGGATGATATCGAAAACAGAAGCATTGACAAGGCGGCGGTTGAAGACATTCTCGGCAAGCGCCGCTTTTTCAGCGATGTGGCCGAGCGCACAACCGTACCGGGCGTGGCAACCGGCCTGGCCTGGACGCCCTACGGCGGCGACATTCTCTTCATTGAAGCAAGCGTATCCCGCGGTTCCGGTAAGATTCAGATCACCGGTCAGCTGGGCGACGTGATGAAGGAATCTGCGAGCCTGGCGGTTTCGCACCTTAAAACGATAGCCGACGATCTCGGTATTCCGCAGCATGCATTCAAAGAGTGGGACCTGCACCTGCACGTTCCGGCGGGCTCGGTTCCCAAAGACGGGCCCAGTGCCGGCGTTGCCATGCTTTCTGCCGTTGCTTCCATTTTTACGCAGCGCAAGGTAAAATCTACCATTGCCATGACCGGAGAAATCACCCTGCGCGGGGCCGTTCTGCCTGTTGGCGGTATTAAGGAAAAAGTTTTGGCAGCCAAACGGGCCGGTATTTCAACGGTTCTGCTTCCTGCCAAAAATGAGAAAGACGTAGACGAAATCGAGGCT